The Bacteroidales bacterium genome contains a region encoding:
- a CDS encoding Omp28-related outer membrane protein — MKKIFFYWVIVFFFLSLSSQTIVSTSPQNKNAILEEFTGMYCSVCPTGHRISDEIKNANPGRVWVINIHQGPFANPGPGEPDLRTPFGDSLAMLAGVQGYPDGMINRHEFLSGTILVPYTQWANYTNQILNTPSPVNVAVDVNVNYSTRTLTILVEVYYTANATNPKNYLNVAILQDEIQSPQAGASSNPSWMGPDGLYYQKHVLRTLLTGQWGVKIPQTTAGTFWDTVIVYQVPQQYGNILAEVANLEVVAFVSESKKEILSGHGKKVPLPPYDLQAFSISGLSSLSCNNTVSSNVTVKNVGLQNVNFFDIEYGFQNIISDTIHVVQAISPGNQATISLPSISSQEEGYLKYFVRVMNPNGNVDYRSSNDQFFKAINLFPFSISVPYTQDFSSSKFPPDHMGMLDVYVDGRTWMRKDANGGSAFINFYFAPGGFIDDLYVGPLNFTGISHPGLSFKIAHVQYNSNYVDLLQVDVSTNCGQSWTNVWKKQDPDLATVSNYLTSQYLNPNPEDWRIERVGLSQWANMNNVMLRFRAISGYGNNLFLDDIIIGEGANLEEKLNPSFLLFPNPSDDYILLQSNLSITPSVMIVICSHDGKEIYRTTEAFEANSRMKINTSMFENGVYVLQIADKDNFLISLPFIVLHR; from the coding sequence ATGAAAAAAATATTTTTTTATTGGGTAATTGTTTTCTTTTTTTTATCGTTGAGTTCACAGACCATCGTCAGTACTTCTCCTCAGAACAAAAATGCAATTCTAGAGGAGTTTACGGGGATGTATTGCAGTGTTTGTCCTACTGGGCATCGTATATCTGATGAAATAAAAAATGCTAATCCTGGAAGGGTGTGGGTCATTAATATTCATCAGGGCCCATTTGCTAATCCTGGTCCAGGGGAACCAGATCTGAGAACTCCTTTTGGCGATTCTTTAGCTATGCTAGCCGGAGTACAAGGTTATCCTGACGGGATGATCAATCGACATGAGTTTTTATCAGGTACCATTTTAGTTCCTTATACACAGTGGGCAAACTATACTAATCAGATTTTAAATACGCCTTCTCCTGTTAATGTGGCAGTAGATGTCAATGTGAATTATTCCACACGAACTCTTACCATTCTGGTTGAAGTATATTACACTGCCAATGCAACGAATCCCAAAAATTACTTGAATGTAGCTATCCTACAAGATGAAATTCAAAGTCCCCAAGCAGGAGCTTCTTCTAATCCATCATGGATGGGACCAGATGGTTTGTACTACCAAAAACATGTATTACGAACTTTGCTTACAGGACAATGGGGAGTTAAAATACCTCAAACCACTGCAGGTACTTTCTGGGATACTGTGATAGTCTATCAAGTGCCGCAGCAATATGGAAACATATTGGCCGAAGTAGCTAACTTGGAAGTAGTAGCTTTCGTTTCTGAATCCAAAAAAGAAATACTTTCAGGTCATGGGAAAAAAGTTCCTTTGCCTCCTTATGACTTACAGGCTTTTTCGATATCAGGGTTATCCTCCCTATCTTGTAACAACACAGTTTCATCCAATGTGACAGTGAAAAATGTCGGTTTACAAAATGTTAATTTTTTTGATATTGAATACGGTTTTCAAAATATTATTTCTGATACTATTCACGTGGTGCAAGCTATTTCACCAGGGAATCAGGCAACTATTTCTCTTCCATCAATAAGCTCGCAAGAAGAAGGTTATCTCAAATATTTTGTAAGAGTTATGAATCCCAATGGAAATGTAGATTATAGATCTAGCAATGATCAATTTTTTAAAGCTATAAATCTATTTCCCTTTTCTATTTCTGTTCCTTATACACAAGATTTTTCTTCTTCCAAGTTTCCTCCCGACCATATGGGAATGTTGGACGTGTATGTGGATGGACGTACGTGGATGAGAAAAGACGCTAACGGTGGTTCAGCTTTCATCAATTTCTATTTTGCGCCAGGAGGGTTTATTGATGATTTATATGTGGGTCCTCTAAATTTTACTGGAATATCACATCCGGGACTTTCGTTTAAAATAGCTCATGTACAATATAACTCAAACTATGTTGATTTACTACAAGTTGATGTCAGTACCAACTGTGGTCAAAGCTGGACTAATGTTTGGAAAAAGCAAGATCCAGATCTTGCTACAGTTTCTAACTATTTAACTTCGCAATACCTTAATCCAAATCCCGAAGATTGGCGTATCGAACGTGTAGGATTAAGTCAATGGGCTAACATGAATAACGTAATGCTCCGTTTTAGAGCTATAAGTGGTTATGGCAACAATCTGTTTCTCGATGACATTATTATTGGAGAAGGGGCTAATCTCGAAGAAAAATTAAATCCGTCTTTTTTATTATTCCCAAATCCTTCTGATGATTACATTCTCTTACAAAGTAATCTGTCAATTACTCCTTCAGTAATGATAGTTATTTGTTCGCATGATGGAAAAGAAATCTATAGAACGACAGAAGCTTTTGAAGCTAATTCTCGCATGAAAATTAACACATCGATGTTCGAAAATGGTGTATATGTTTTGCAAATCGCTGACAAAGACAATTTTCTCATTTCTTTACCTTTTATCGTGTTGCATAGATAA
- a CDS encoding YicC family protein, with product MIYSMTGFARRQVITPHFAFSVQLRSLNSKVLDINLKLPFVFRAREAEVRKILADILQLGKIDLHVRLENITATAHVFNFEIASWYYQQLLELEDQLQIKNPQRDWMQILLSLPDVFRLSEDEIPEEDFLTFMNELKDICNELMQYRLEEGKSLENDILQQLHFIEENYFSILSLSDKRLEIYKKKLLDELRMWKKQNDLEFDERRLEEQLIYYADKLDINEELKRLKHHLDYFKDVTMDEKNLLKGKKLTFIVQEMGREINTLGNKSNMFEIQQLVVEMKTALEKIKEQLSNVL from the coding sequence ATGATATATTCCATGACTGGCTTTGCCAGAAGGCAAGTGATAACCCCTCATTTTGCTTTTAGCGTGCAATTACGTTCCCTTAACTCAAAAGTGTTAGATATCAATTTGAAATTACCTTTTGTTTTTCGAGCACGAGAAGCAGAAGTGAGAAAAATTTTAGCTGATATTTTGCAATTGGGGAAAATAGATCTACATGTCAGGTTAGAGAATATTACTGCGACAGCTCATGTCTTTAATTTTGAAATTGCGTCTTGGTATTATCAACAATTGTTAGAGCTGGAAGACCAACTTCAAATTAAAAACCCTCAGCGTGATTGGATGCAGATTTTACTGAGCCTTCCCGATGTATTCAGATTATCGGAAGATGAAATACCCGAAGAAGATTTCCTAACTTTTATGAATGAGTTAAAGGACATTTGTAATGAACTTATGCAATATCGTCTCGAAGAAGGTAAATCATTGGAAAATGACATATTACAACAACTTCATTTTATCGAAGAAAACTACTTCTCTATTCTTTCTTTGAGCGACAAACGCCTTGAAATATATAAGAAAAAGCTTTTGGATGAACTCAGGATGTGGAAAAAACAAAACGACTTGGAATTTGATGAAAGGCGATTAGAAGAACAACTTATTTATTACGCTGATAAATTAGATATCAATGAAGAGTTGAAAAGACTAAAACATCACTTAGATTATTTTAAAGATGTTACGATGGATGAGAAGAATCTACTGAAAGGGAAAAAATTAACTTTTATAGTTCAGGAAATGGGGAGGGAAATTAACACCCTAGGAAACAAAAGCAATATGTTCGAAATTCAGCAATTGGTAGTCGAAATGAAAACAGCATTAGAAAAAATTAAAGAGCAGTTAAGTAATGTCCTCTAA
- a CDS encoding choice-of-anchor J domain-containing protein: MKKFLILTVFMSYILCLSAQNVDSDNIFYQDQKKKLGNEKMPIKSLAGSTIAYTGGGYIAGSTMILTFQLNVVSNDWEFVDGVSMTFPSGITPLESGTSNPLANPNGCSGANVNLVTPVSGQTIMWGTSNPTGCGALDQGIYNFQVNVSIQPSVTGPKTINYTIYGDGYGSNPHVINGSIVINPAPSLELKVNQLFLSNYYILDSTIKPSVEIKNMGASNALVDVVLNILNSSNTLIYTDTFSLSLLPLQTDTVNFTPLTASPVGSYTAKATILILDNDTTNNSLQKNYQVVIPKYAFAFNAYDPTSTIPTGPVKIEIPTGKITSLSSYNGDFMSGGDFVNGTWYTSQYSNTQNSKIMTIDTTSGTITEIGASGLSLTGLAYDVKTGFLYGSAYDGSNSNLVKINISTGQSYPVGSICSGIIIGIACDSAGNLYGINLNDNNLYSINKTTGAGTIIGPLGIDINYAQDIGFDRNKNKLYGTLYSSSGILAEINTNTGQATILATFPQELDALAFPYNLAPITNDIAVMGINPIPKGCHLSGSQSISVNLFNPSSSQLFNIPISYKINGSSPVTEIITVTIPSQSSYVYTFNQTANLSQDGVYNIVAYTSLPGDNNSSNDTAKTITKNFPSLQIPVSFGFETPEENETFTIIDENGGSTWNIGKNQNYARTDSGFAYYMYNQALPGKDWLITNCISMEAGKTYQLNFYYKAFDSNYNEKMKVFLGTSNTVSGMTTLLTDLGLFNHTTYQLGSKTFTVPSTGEYYIGFYAYSTPDQFAILLDDISISDVTDIVEINNDVSFKIYPNPSSELVFIEGTTCNSMIKIYNTCGQLLYEHIGKDNITTIPVLHLPSGMYYLHIIDHQTTQTIPLQILR; this comes from the coding sequence ATGAAAAAGTTTCTTATTCTTACCGTATTTATGAGTTACATTTTGTGCTTGTCTGCTCAAAATGTTGATTCTGATAACATCTTTTATCAGGATCAAAAGAAAAAATTAGGTAATGAAAAAATGCCTATTAAAAGTCTTGCGGGTTCTACTATTGCTTATACTGGAGGAGGCTATATTGCTGGGTCCACCATGATTTTAACATTTCAATTAAATGTTGTATCTAACGATTGGGAGTTTGTCGATGGTGTAAGTATGACGTTCCCTTCAGGAATTACCCCCTTGGAATCTGGGACTAGCAATCCATTAGCAAACCCCAATGGTTGTTCCGGAGCAAATGTAAACCTTGTAACTCCTGTTTCTGGTCAAACCATCATGTGGGGCACTAGCAATCCAACTGGCTGCGGAGCCTTGGATCAAGGAATATATAATTTTCAGGTAAACGTATCTATCCAACCATCCGTTACAGGCCCAAAAACCATTAACTATACCATTTACGGAGATGGATATGGAAGCAATCCTCATGTAATTAATGGGTCTATCGTAATTAACCCTGCTCCATCCTTAGAACTGAAAGTCAATCAACTCTTTTTATCTAACTATTATATCCTAGATAGTACCATCAAACCCTCTGTTGAAATCAAAAACATGGGCGCAAGTAATGCACTAGTAGATGTTGTTTTAAACATTTTAAATTCCTCTAACACACTGATTTATACAGATACATTTTCTTTGTCGCTTCTCCCTCTTCAGACGGATACTGTTAATTTCACACCTCTTACAGCTTCACCTGTTGGTAGCTATACAGCAAAAGCTACCATCCTTATCTTAGATAATGATACTACTAACAATTCATTACAAAAAAATTATCAGGTAGTTATTCCAAAATATGCTTTTGCTTTTAACGCTTATGATCCCACAAGCACCATACCTACTGGCCCAGTCAAAATAGAAATCCCTACGGGTAAAATCACATCTCTCAGTTCGTACAACGGAGATTTTATGAGTGGAGGAGATTTTGTCAATGGAACATGGTATACTTCTCAATACAGTAACACCCAAAACTCAAAAATTATGACTATTGATACTACATCAGGAACGATCACAGAAATTGGTGCAAGTGGCCTTTCTCTCACGGGTCTGGCATACGATGTTAAAACTGGTTTCCTTTATGGTTCTGCATACGACGGAAGTAATTCTAATTTAGTTAAGATTAATATTTCAACTGGTCAATCTTATCCTGTTGGATCCATATGTTCGGGTATCATCATTGGCATTGCTTGCGATTCTGCAGGTAATTTATATGGTATCAATCTTAATGACAACAACTTATATAGCATCAATAAAACAACGGGAGCGGGAACCATCATTGGTCCTTTAGGGATTGATATCAATTATGCTCAAGATATTGGATTTGATCGCAACAAAAACAAGTTATATGGTACACTCTATTCTAGCTCCGGCATTCTTGCAGAAATTAATACAAACACTGGGCAAGCAACCATTCTTGCTACATTTCCCCAAGAACTTGATGCGTTGGCTTTCCCGTATAATTTAGCACCTATAACAAATGACATAGCTGTAATGGGAATTAATCCTATTCCTAAAGGTTGTCACCTTTCCGGCTCTCAATCTATCTCTGTTAACCTATTCAATCCTTCTTCTTCTCAGCTTTTCAACATCCCCATATCCTATAAAATCAACGGTAGTTCTCCTGTAACAGAAATTATCACAGTTACCATTCCCTCTCAATCCAGTTATGTATACACTTTTAATCAAACTGCTAACTTATCTCAAGACGGCGTTTACAACATCGTAGCATATACATCTCTTCCTGGAGATAATAATTCTAGCAATGACACAGCAAAAACCATTACCAAAAACTTTCCCTCACTTCAAATTCCTGTATCATTTGGCTTTGAAACACCTGAAGAAAACGAAACATTTACCATTATCGACGAAAATGGTGGTTCCACATGGAATATCGGTAAGAATCAAAATTATGCACGCACGGATAGCGGATTTGCTTATTATATGTATAATCAAGCTCTACCAGGAAAAGATTGGTTAATCACCAATTGTATTTCTATGGAAGCAGGCAAAACATATCAACTCAACTTTTACTACAAAGCTTTTGATAGCAACTATAATGAAAAAATGAAAGTTTTTCTAGGAACTAGCAATACTGTCAGTGGTATGACAACGCTATTAACAGATCTCGGACTTTTCAATCATACCACATATCAGCTTGGATCGAAAACATTTACTGTTCCCTCTACCGGAGAATATTATATTGGATTTTACGCTTATAGTACCCCAGACCAATTTGCCATTCTTCTCGATGATATTTCTATTAGCGATGTAACTGACATTGTTGAAATAAATAATGATGTTTCTTTTAAAATTTATCCCAATCCATCTTCTGAGCTAGTATTTATAGAGGGAACCACTTGCAACAGCATGATAAAAATTTACAACACTTGTGGACAACTTCTATATGAACACATTGGAAAAGATAATATTACTACCATACCTGTTCTACACCTTCCTTCAGGAATGTACTATTTGCACATCATCGATCACCAAACAACACAAACTATTCCCTTACAAATTCTGAGATAA
- a CDS encoding acyl-CoA carboxylase subunit beta: MSIRSKTKELSARMRSAREGGGKKAVAKQVAMGKLTARERILALLDPDSFHEYDLFVEHAGRDFDMDKKYLPGDGVITGTGTINGYPVCIYAQDFTVAGGSLGFMHAKKITKIMDHALKMKMPIIGINDSGGARIQEGVNSLAGYGEIFYRNSIASGVIPQISVILGPCAGGAVYSPALTDFVFVVDNISKMFITGPEVIKTVLGEEISMEELGGARIHAEKTGNAHFYARTEFECFMQIKKLLSFIPWNNMKKADPFPPSNPKRDYKIEKIFPSDPKEPYDVRNIIRAIVDDSDFFEVQQLFAPNIVIGFARIEGETVGFVANQPLYLAGVLDVDSSDKAARFIRFCDSFNIPIVTLVDLPGYLPGVDQEHSGVIRHGAKLLYAYSEATVPKITVILRKAYGGGYIAMGSRHLRADFVFAWPTAEIAVMGPEGAANIIFRNEIQQAENPEEVRQKKIQEYREKFANPYVAAAFGHIDAVIDPRETRKFVAHALEVSSQKSVSRPPKKHGIPPF; encoded by the coding sequence ATGTCAATTCGGTCAAAAACGAAAGAATTAAGTGCCCGCATGCGAAGTGCCAGAGAGGGTGGAGGAAAAAAAGCTGTGGCCAAACAGGTTGCGATGGGCAAACTCACAGCTCGCGAAAGAATTTTGGCCCTTTTAGATCCTGATTCCTTTCATGAATATGATCTTTTCGTAGAACATGCGGGTAGGGATTTTGACATGGACAAAAAGTATCTTCCAGGGGATGGTGTAATTACTGGAACGGGAACCATCAATGGTTACCCTGTTTGTATCTATGCACAAGACTTTACGGTAGCTGGTGGTTCTTTAGGCTTTATGCATGCTAAGAAAATCACAAAAATCATGGATCACGCTTTGAAAATGAAGATGCCCATCATTGGAATTAACGATTCTGGTGGAGCACGTATTCAAGAAGGTGTAAACTCACTAGCTGGCTACGGAGAAATTTTCTATAGAAATAGTATCGCCTCAGGTGTCATTCCTCAAATTTCAGTGATTTTAGGGCCATGCGCTGGAGGTGCTGTATACAGCCCTGCATTGACCGACTTTGTTTTTGTTGTTGATAACATATCTAAAATGTTTATTACTGGTCCTGAGGTCATAAAAACAGTCCTTGGAGAAGAAATTTCTATGGAAGAACTTGGAGGTGCAAGAATACACGCTGAAAAAACTGGTAATGCTCATTTTTACGCACGCACTGAATTTGAATGTTTTATGCAGATTAAAAAATTGCTTTCTTTCATTCCATGGAATAACATGAAGAAAGCCGATCCTTTCCCTCCATCTAACCCCAAAAGAGATTATAAAATTGAAAAAATTTTCCCCTCTGATCCTAAGGAGCCTTACGATGTTAGGAACATTATCAGAGCCATTGTTGACGATTCTGATTTCTTTGAAGTACAACAATTGTTTGCTCCTAACATCGTAATTGGATTTGCACGTATTGAAGGTGAAACTGTTGGATTCGTTGCTAATCAACCTCTATACCTTGCAGGTGTTTTGGATGTGGATAGTTCAGATAAAGCTGCACGTTTTATTCGCTTTTGCGATTCTTTTAACATTCCTATTGTTACCTTGGTGGATCTTCCAGGTTACCTACCTGGAGTGGATCAAGAACATAGCGGGGTCATTCGTCATGGAGCCAAGTTGCTATATGCTTATAGCGAAGCCACTGTTCCTAAAATTACCGTTATTTTACGAAAAGCTTATGGTGGGGGTTATATAGCCATGGGATCTCGTCACCTAAGAGCAGATTTCGTATTTGCATGGCCTACTGCTGAAATTGCTGTAATGGGCCCTGAAGGTGCTGCTAATATTATTTTCCGCAACGAAATTCAACAAGCTGAAAATCCTGAAGAAGTAAGACAGAAAAAAATTCAAGAATACCGCGAAAAATTCGCTAACCCTTATGTAGCAGCAGCTTTTGGGCATATTGATGCAGTCATTGATCCTCGAGAGACAAGAAAATTTGTAGCTCATGCTCTAGAAGTTTCTTCACAAAAGAGCGTAAGTAGACCACCTAAAAAACATGGAATTCCACCGTTTTAA
- a CDS encoding acetyl-CoA carboxylase biotin carboxyl carrier protein subunit encodes MKKDKEKPEYHKFYFESGEFYGLPTEKYLNRKPYRPLNPKHVLSIIPGIIRKIYVKPNQLVKEGDILLELEAMKMYNKILAPMTGKIKHIHVSPGDKIPKDFIMIEYY; translated from the coding sequence ATGAAAAAAGACAAAGAAAAACCTGAATATCATAAATTTTATTTTGAATCAGGCGAATTTTATGGCTTGCCGACGGAAAAATATTTAAATCGCAAGCCATATAGACCTCTCAATCCAAAACATGTTTTATCAATTATCCCTGGTATCATTCGGAAGATTTATGTTAAACCTAATCAACTTGTAAAAGAAGGAGATATATTACTTGAATTGGAAGCCATGAAGATGTATAATAAAATCCTTGCTCCTATGACTGGGAAAATTAAACACATACATGTTAGTCCGGGAGATAAAATTCCAAAAGACTTCATCATGATTGAGTACTATTAA
- a CDS encoding TonB-dependent receptor family protein: protein MKKLIILFPFFWNGLILAQRDDHTSFSWTLKGVVLDSLSKKPIEYCMVSVFLLKDSSLVTGGITNENGQFNITVPRPGKFRITFSFLGYTPKTVSPVQISPQTSLPNASIDMGTIYLMSSTYRLKEVTIEDDRPQIELELDKKVIHVKEDITSQGGTALDLLRNVPGIEVDQDGNISLRGSENVLVLIDGRPSTLTGSNRRAALEQIQGSNIERIEILTNPSTKYNPEGMTGIINLILKKKKGSGFNSILTMGIGSKNKYNGNFALNYSTDKYSVFLNLDGSNRQSFQMGKRERFSYYLLDQYYLFQKSNGSDLMQNYSVKFGGDWYFLPGWTLSASVTTFFNEGIGKDKTNSFYEDPSGDTTLSFITMNNYTRGGHNTDLAINMMKRFKQPQEELTIDFSWSNSKFIDTSFNRFLFFKGDSIESQLTNWQLYQRATKHQIGNGKINWSYPLSDSMLMEAGFEGSLRLMNFRNENLWYDFNQLQWKQNDTLLYTYIFKEQIAALYGVLKKQWKRWSASGGIRLEHAQTNVHLIDSADNINVYKSIFLSGAISHMIRPNHQIQLTYSRRINRPSFFNLNPFKDYSNYPNIRAGNPYLKPEYIHSVEFSYALYGKKFNFIPSVFYKYVTDVITRYRQSINDSVFIMTWQNYQSAVSTGIDATFSGKPQKWWNFTISGQYYWTRINGQNIETSITGDARGWSLKTNQTFKLPHMTELQFTGMFNGPRFTGQGTRQPSWAVNAGFRKSFLKDKIIVSLNAMDIFMTQKFEIIFDQPTYFFINQHKHESPIVMLNLTWKLKGDYKPRDRKKRDRENQNYEDMDF, encoded by the coding sequence ATGAAAAAACTTATTATTTTATTTCCATTTTTCTGGAATGGCTTGATTTTAGCTCAACGCGATGATCATACTTCATTTTCCTGGACTTTAAAAGGGGTTGTATTGGATTCTTTATCCAAAAAACCTATAGAATATTGTATGGTCAGTGTGTTTTTGTTGAAAGATTCATCTCTGGTTACTGGAGGTATTACTAATGAAAACGGTCAATTTAACATTACTGTTCCTCGCCCTGGGAAGTTTCGCATTACTTTTAGCTTTTTGGGTTATACTCCAAAAACAGTCTCACCTGTACAGATTTCTCCTCAGACATCTTTGCCTAATGCGTCGATAGATATGGGAACAATATATTTAATGTCTTCCACTTATCGACTAAAGGAAGTCACGATCGAAGACGATAGACCTCAAATTGAGTTGGAATTAGATAAAAAAGTAATACACGTAAAGGAGGATATTACTTCGCAGGGAGGTACAGCTTTGGATTTGTTGCGTAATGTTCCTGGTATTGAAGTAGATCAAGATGGCAATATTAGCTTACGAGGGAGTGAAAATGTGCTTGTGCTAATAGATGGTCGTCCTAGCACGTTAACTGGGTCTAATCGTCGAGCAGCTTTAGAGCAAATACAAGGTTCCAACATCGAACGAATAGAAATACTGACCAATCCATCAACAAAGTATAATCCCGAAGGGATGACAGGGATCATAAATTTGATATTGAAAAAAAAGAAAGGATCGGGGTTTAATTCAATATTAACCATGGGCATAGGATCTAAAAATAAATACAATGGAAACTTTGCTCTCAATTATTCTACCGACAAGTATTCAGTATTTCTTAACCTGGACGGATCAAATAGGCAAAGCTTTCAGATGGGAAAAAGAGAAAGATTTTCATATTATTTATTGGATCAATACTATTTATTTCAAAAGTCAAACGGAAGTGATCTCATGCAAAATTATTCTGTTAAATTTGGGGGCGATTGGTATTTTTTACCAGGATGGACTTTATCTGCTTCCGTTACGACTTTTTTTAATGAAGGAATAGGAAAAGACAAGACTAATTCATTTTACGAAGATCCTTCTGGCGATACGACCTTGAGTTTTATTACCATGAATAACTATACGCGAGGTGGACATAATACAGATCTGGCGATTAATATGATGAAAAGATTTAAACAGCCTCAAGAAGAATTAACTATTGATTTTTCTTGGAGCAACAGTAAATTTATAGATACGTCATTTAATCGTTTTCTTTTTTTTAAAGGTGATAGCATTGAATCTCAGTTAACTAATTGGCAGCTATATCAAAGAGCCACAAAACATCAAATAGGAAATGGTAAAATTAACTGGTCTTATCCTCTTTCTGATAGTATGTTGATGGAGGCAGGATTTGAAGGATCCCTGCGTCTGATGAATTTTAGAAATGAAAACTTGTGGTATGATTTCAATCAACTTCAGTGGAAACAAAATGATACGTTATTGTACACATATATTTTTAAGGAACAAATAGCTGCTCTTTATGGAGTATTAAAAAAGCAATGGAAAAGATGGAGTGCTTCTGGAGGAATTAGGCTAGAACATGCTCAAACAAATGTGCATCTGATTGATTCTGCTGATAATATCAATGTTTATAAAAGCATTTTTTTAAGTGGAGCCATCTCTCACATGATACGACCTAATCATCAAATTCAACTGACATATAGCAGAAGGATAAATCGCCCTTCTTTTTTTAATTTAAATCCTTTTAAAGATTATAGCAATTATCCTAACATTAGAGCAGGAAATCCATATCTAAAACCCGAATACATTCATTCAGTAGAGTTTTCGTATGCTTTATATGGAAAAAAGTTCAATTTCATTCCTTCTGTTTTTTATAAATATGTGACCGATGTGATAACTCGTTATCGACAAAGCATCAATGATTCTGTTTTTATCATGACATGGCAAAATTATCAAAGTGCAGTTTCGACTGGTATAGATGCCACTTTTTCTGGAAAACCACAAAAATGGTGGAATTTTACTATAAGTGGGCAATATTATTGGACGCGTATCAATGGACAAAATATTGAAACTTCCATTACAGGTGATGCAAGAGGTTGGTCGTTAAAAACCAATCAAACTTTCAAATTGCCTCATATGACTGAACTACAATTTACTGGCATGTTTAATGGCCCCCGTTTTACTGGGCAAGGAACTCGTCAGCCCTCTTGGGCAGTAAATGCTGGTTTTCGAAAATCTTTCTTAAAAGACAAAATAATAGTTTCTTTGAACGCGATGGACATCTTTATGACGCAAAAATTTGAAATCATTTTCGATCAGCCCACGTATTTTTTCATCAATCAACACAAGCATGAATCCCCCATTGTCATGCTAAACCTGACATGGAAATTAAAAGGAGACTACAAGCCTCGCGACAGGAAAAAAAGAGATAGGGAAAATCAAAATTATGAGGACATGGATTTTTAA
- the gmk gene encoding guanylate kinase, which translates to MSSNDDQKVIIFSAPSGGGKTTIVHELMKRLNFPFAFSVSATTRPPRSCEKHGVDYYFLTVEEFKDKIINDEFVEWEEVYPGQFYGTLKSEVDRLWRERKIILFDVDVKGAVSLKRFFGNRSLSIFIKPPSLEVLRQRLINRHTETEQTLETRIAKALYELSFEPQFDVIIVNDDLENAIAKTIIEVKNFLLS; encoded by the coding sequence ATGTCCTCTAATGATGATCAAAAGGTAATTATTTTTTCAGCGCCCAGTGGCGGTGGAAAAACAACCATCGTGCATGAACTTATGAAACGATTAAATTTTCCTTTTGCTTTTTCTGTCTCTGCTACCACAAGGCCTCCACGTAGTTGTGAAAAACATGGAGTGGATTATTATTTTTTAACCGTAGAAGAGTTTAAAGATAAAATCATCAACGACGAATTCGTCGAGTGGGAAGAGGTTTATCCTGGTCAATTTTATGGAACTTTAAAGAGCGAAGTGGACCGACTTTGGAGGGAGAGAAAAATTATCCTTTTCGACGTAGATGTAAAAGGTGCTGTTTCACTCAAAAGATTTTTTGGGAATCGATCTCTAAGTATTTTTATTAAACCTCCTAGTTTAGAAGTTTTACGTCAGCGACTCATAAATAGGCACACAGAAACCGAACAGACTTTAGAGACTAGAATTGCTAAGGCTTTGTATGAATTATCTTTTGAGCCTCAATTTGATGTGATTATAGTTAATGATGACCTTGAGAACGCCATTGCAAAAACCATTATAGAAGTGAAAAATTTTCTCTTATCGTAA